The nucleotide window CCGTCGCGATCACAACGTGAGACGTTTCGATGAGAAGAAAGTCCTCACCGGTTTTTTTGATGATGACGCCGGAGACGGCGCCGAGCCGATCTGTCAAAATATCATAGAAGCACGTGTCATCCGAAAAAGAGATATTCTTGCGCAGCGAGACGATGTGGGCAAGCGCCTTCACGGTCTCACGGCCCGTTGCGTCGCCGCCGGCATGGACGACCCTGTTTTTACGATGGCCGCCCTCGCGCGTGATCTGCAAGTCGCCGCTCTCATTGATATCAAACGGAACGTTGAGCGAAACAAGCTTCGCAATGTCGCCCGGCCCCTCGTCAACAAGGACGGTGACAGCGGCCTTGTCGCACAGCCCGGCACCGGCAATGAGTGTGTCCTCCAGGTGGAGGCGAGGCGTGTCGTCGCTTGAAATGGCCGCCGCGATGCCGCCCTGCGCAAACCAGGAATTCGACATGTCAATCTTGTCCTTGGCTAAAATGAGGCAGGAGTATTGCTCGTCAATATGCAGCGCCGTATACAGCCCGGCAAGACCTGCGCCGACAATGACAACATCATAGCGCCGTTTCTTGTCAATATTGATCGTGCCGTCAATTGCAAAGCGCACAGGATCACCTCGGTTAAGATTAAACCGGATATAACGAGGTATACCCGGCATCGGACGTTTTTATTAAACTAGCATGCGGCCGTGGCCGTTGCAGGCTAACATAATACCGCTTAGCAGGTATTATAGCATCATGCGTTGTGAATAACAACTGTTTATGCTATAATGCGTTGACGAATTCAACAAATTTCGCGCCATCCATCCGGAGTCACATATGATTGATTTATCCGTTCAAAATATCAAAAAGTCGTTTGAAGACGGCAAAAATCTGCTTGACGGCCTGTCGTTTGACGTGACCGCAGGCGAACGCGTTGGCCTGCTTGGCCGAAACGGTGCCGGGAAGACGACGCTTTTTCGTATCATCGCCGGTGACCTCACGCCGGACGAGGGCGTTATTGCCATCCCTAAATCGCGTCGTCCAGGGCTTTTGTCACAAATTCCGCATTTTCCACCTGCATACAGAACTGAGGATGTGCTTATTTCAGCGCAGCAGCGTCTTTTAGAAATGAAAGCACGCATAGCGAGCCTGACAGACTTGATGGCGCATGGGGCGACGACTGAACAGCTCCGGGAATACGATGTGCTGGCTGACACGTTTGAGCGCTGCGGCGGGTATGACTTAGACTACGCGCGCAACAAAGTGGCAAATGGCTTGGAAATCCCCCAAAAACAGCGTGAGCAGCTTTTCTCAACCCTATCAGGCGGTGAGAAAACGCGTGTCAATCTGGCGCGTCTTATCTTAGAGGATACGGACATTCTTTTGCTCGACGAGCCGACGAATCATCTCGATTTAAACGCCTGCGCCTGGCTTGAGGATTATTTAAAAAAATACAAGGGCACCGTTCTCGTCATTTCACACGATCGCTATTTTCTTGACAGTGTCGTGACGCGGACGATTGAAATCTCAAATGGAAAGGCTGCGCATTACGCGGGCAATTATTCATTCTACGTCGCGGAAAAAGCGCGGCGCTTTGAAGAACAGCAAAAAATATATGATCGTGAGCAGCACGAGGCCGCGCGCCTGCAGGCAGCGGCAGACCGTTTGGCCCAGTGGGGGACAGGCAATAAAAACCTTATGAAAAAATCAGCGGCAATCGAAAAGCGTATCGACCGCGTTTTGACAACAGCAAAACCGACGCGCGAGAAAAACCCGAACGCCCGCTTTTCCGAAAAGGACTTCCGCGGTGACGAGGTGCTGAAGCTGCGCGGTGTTTCCAAGCGCTTTGGCGAAAGGGATCTGCTGCGGAATATTGAACTGTTGATTGAGGGCGGCGAGCGTATCGCGCTGCTTGGCGCAAACGGGGCAGGGAAGTCAACACTGCTTCAAATCCTGCTCGGGACGCTGCGCCCCGACGCGGGCGCTGTCCGGTTAGGGCCGTCCGTCAAGACGGCTTTTTTAGAACAGGCGGTCACTTTTGCGCACCCCGAGCGAACGCTCCTCGACACCCTCGTGTACGCCGACAATTGTACGCCGCAGACGGCCCGCAACAGGCTTGGCGCATTTCAATTTACAGGAGAGGATGTCTTTAAATCCGTCTTTGAGCTATCCGGCGGCGAGCGCAGCCGGTTGCGGCTGTGCCAGCTGATGCAGGACGATATCAATTTCCTCGTACTTGACGAGCCGACAAACCATCTCGATATCGCCTCACGCGAGTGGATTGAAAATGCCGTTGATTCGTTCGGCGGAACGCTCCTATTCGTCTCGCACGACCGGTATTTCATCAGCCGTTTCGCCACAAGAATCTGGCTTCTTGAAAACGGCTGCGTAACCGATTTCAAAGGGACTTATGAGCATTTCCGCGCCATGACGGCGCAGCCAGCTTCAAAACCAGCCCCTGCCGCCAAGGAGACGGCGAAGCAGACGCGAAAAAAAGGCGCGCCGTCGCCGGACAAGGTACTGGCCCGGCTCGAGCGCGACATAGCATCATTAGAGGATCAACTGCGCGATTTGGCAGCGGAGAAAGAAACGTTTTGTACCGATTACGAAAAGCTTTTGCTCCTTGACGCGCGCGAGACGGCGCTTCAAGCTGCACTCGATGAAAAAATCAACGCTTGGGAAAGCCTTGCGCAATAAAACCGCTAAAGCGTCCCGAAAATCCGGTCGCCTGCGTCACCGAGGCCGGGGACGATGTAGCCGTGGCTATTGAGCTTTTCATCAACAGCAGCGACGAAAATAGGAACGTTTGGGTGCTCAGCGTGAACGTGCGCGATGCCCTCCGGCGCGGCAATGAGGCAAAGAAGCTTAGGGCAAGAGCAGCCGTACTGCTTGAGCGCTGTAATAGCGGCCGACGCGCTGCCGCCCGTTGCCAGCATCGGATCAACAAGAAAAACGGGCCGCGCGGCGATATCAGTCGGCAGGTTACAGTAGTATTGAACGGGCTTGAGTGTTTCCGGGTCTCTGGAGAGGCCAATGTGGCCGACTCTCGCCGCTGGTATCAGGCGCAAAACGCCGTCGACCATCCCAAGCCCGGCCCGCAAAACAGCGACGACGGCCGGTTCCTTTCCGGCTATCTTTCGGACGGACGCCGTGGCGACCGGCGTTTCGATATTGATCGTTTCCAGCGGCAAATCGCGCGCGGCTTCACAGCATAAAAGCACAGCCAGTTCGGCCACAAGCTCTCGGAAATCTTTGACGCTTGTGTTCTTGTCGCGCAGCAGTGCCAGCTTATGATGAATCAGCGGGTGGTCCAGAATATGAAGTACAGCCATGCAGGCGCTCCTTTCTATCGTATTGTCTTTTAGAGTGGAAGCCCTTTTTCGCGCCGCTCGCGTTCGGCTTGGGAGGCGCGCAGGTAGGATGGCTGCAAGTCAAGCGCAGAGATAAAGGGCTTATTTAAGGCGGCGCGGGCAACACCGTATGCTGTTTGCAGGCGTATAAGCGGCGGCGCGAGCGTGTACAAAACACCCGCTTTTTCAAACTGCTCAGCGCAGAGCACGGCGCCGTCGCCGACGAAAAGGTACGGCCGCTCCGCACTGTGTGCCTCACAAATCAGGTCTGTCACCACAATGGCACGGTCGGGGCAGACCATTTTTGGTTCTCCCGTGG belongs to Oscillospiraceae bacterium CM and includes:
- a CDS encoding ABC-F family ATP-binding cassette domain-containing protein — protein: MIDLSVQNIKKSFEDGKNLLDGLSFDVTAGERVGLLGRNGAGKTTLFRIIAGDLTPDEGVIAIPKSRRPGLLSQIPHFPPAYRTEDVLISAQQRLLEMKARIASLTDLMAHGATTEQLREYDVLADTFERCGGYDLDYARNKVANGLEIPQKQREQLFSTLSGGEKTRVNLARLILEDTDILLLDEPTNHLDLNACAWLEDYLKKYKGTVLVISHDRYFLDSVVTRTIEISNGKAAHYAGNYSFYVAEKARRFEEQQKIYDREQHEAARLQAAADRLAQWGTGNKNLMKKSAAIEKRIDRVLTTAKPTREKNPNARFSEKDFRGDEVLKLRGVSKRFGERDLLRNIELLIEGGERIALLGANGAGKSTLLQILLGTLRPDAGAVRLGPSVKTAFLEQAVTFAHPERTLLDTLVYADNCTPQTARNRLGAFQFTGEDVFKSVFELSGGERSRLRLCQLMQDDINFLVLDEPTNHLDIASREWIENAVDSFGGTLLFVSHDRYFISRFATRIWLLENGCVTDFKGTYEHFRAMTAQPASKPAPAAKETAKQTRKKGAPSPDKVLARLERDIASLEDQLRDLAAEKETFCTDYEKLLLLDARETALQAALDEKINAWESLAQ
- the upp gene encoding uracil phosphoribosyltransferase; protein product: MAVLHILDHPLIHHKLALLRDKNTSVKDFRELVAELAVLLCCEAARDLPLETINIETPVATASVRKIAGKEPAVVAVLRAGLGMVDGVLRLIPAARVGHIGLSRDPETLKPVQYYCNLPTDIAARPVFLVDPMLATGGSASAAITALKQYGCSCPKLLCLIAAPEGIAHVHAEHPNVPIFVAAVDEKLNSHGYIVPGLGDAGDRIFGTL